In Helianthus annuus cultivar XRQ/B chromosome 3, HanXRQr2.0-SUNRISE, whole genome shotgun sequence, a single window of DNA contains:
- the LOC110870901 gene encoding BURP domain-containing protein BNM2C: MAFASFILSAMLLQFSLGCNALEILDNNHNNVVKPKEDPDFDPSLHVFFKVTDLYQGKRMPIYFASNDDSTPTHLLSRTDADSIPFSSSKLPYLLEYFQFSNTSSQAKAMETTLRQCELEPIRDEFKRCVTSLESIMDMTQEFFGSVKPKVLTTKILSSNHTLYQNYTLVEKPLEVNTSEMVACHTMAYPYMVYYCHGHKGHMTRIFKLALGGDNNERIESISVCHKDTSMWDADHVAFRLLGGYPGSGPVCHVIPIDNLVWVA, from the exons ATGGCCTTTGCTTCTTTCATCTTGTCTGCAATGTTGCTTCAG TTCTCTCTTGGATGCAATGCTTTGGAAATCTTGGATAACAATCACAACAACGTTGTCAAACCCAAAGAAGATCCAGATTTCGACCCTTCTCTACATGTCTTCTTCAAGGTCACCGATCTATACCAAGGCAAAAGGATGCCAATTTATTTTGCATCAAATGACGATTCTACCCCTACACATCTACTCTCTAGAACGGATGCTGATTCCATCCCTTTCTCCTCATCGAAACTCCCATACCTTCTTGAATACTTCCAATTCTCAAACACATCTTCACAAGCCAAAGCGATGGAAACAACACTCAGGCAATGTGAGCTCGAACCTATAAGGGATGAGTTCAAGCGGTGTGTGACATCACTGGAGTCCATAATGGATATGACACAAGAGTTTTTTGGTTCGGTCAAACCGAAAGTTTTGACCACCAAGATTTTGAGTTCTAACCATACCCTTTACCAAAACTATACTTTGGTTGAGAAGCCATTAGAGGTCAATACATCTGAAATGGTGGCTTGTCATACCATGGCTTACCCTTATATGGTTTACTATTGTCATGGGCACAAGGGTCATATGACTAGGATTTTTAAGCTTGCATTAGGTGGGGATAATAATGAGAGAATTGAATCTATCTCTGTTTGCCACAAGGACACGTCCATGTGGGACGCAGACCATGTGGCGTTCCGGTTGCTCGGAGGTTATCCTGGGAGCGGTCCGGTGTGCCATGTTATTCCCATCGATAACCTTGTATGGGTTGCGTAA